A region of Argentina anserina chromosome 5, drPotAnse1.1, whole genome shotgun sequence DNA encodes the following proteins:
- the LOC126793718 gene encoding protein DETOXIFICATION 56: MFLTNPSAHFTQTSIMSATSIQTQNSPVESASRSCSSQLPTQKWPPHLLKIMLSELRIQRGIALPLVAMNLTWFAKIAITTAFLGRLGELQLAGGALGFTFANVTGFSVLSGLCMAMEPICGQAYGAKNIRLLHKTLLMTTFLLLLATLPISFLWLSVDKILIHFGQQEDISTVAKTYLFYLLPDLVITALLCPLKAYLNSQSITLPSMFSSGLALALHIPINIALANAKGIEGVAMSVWITDLMVVILLAIYVCVIEVEAKEGRLKEGGWLEQSVWDWIRLLKLCGPCCLTTCLEWWCYEILVLLTGWLPNAKQAVGVLAIVLNFDYLLYSVMLSLATCASTRVSNELGANSAGPAYQSAFVSLAVSLISGCLGGLVMVASRGCWGSLFSHDKGVVRGVKKMMLLMALVEVVNFPLAACGGIVRGTARPWLAMYANLGGFYFLALPLGVILAFRVKLGLSGLLIGFLIGMVACLILLLMFVLRMNWDEEACKAQRLASVSCQAPELKKDENHRSLGKVDAEV; this comes from the coding sequence ATGTTTCTAACAAACCCTTCAGCTCATTTTACTCAAACAAGCATTATGTCTGCAACATCAATACAAACACAAAACAGTCCAGTAGAGAGTGCCTCTCGATCATGTTCATCCCAACTTCCCACCCAAAAATGGCCTCCCCACCTCCTCAAGATCATGCTTTCAGAGCTCAGAATACAAAGAGGAATAGCTCTTCCTCTGGTGGCTATGAACTTGACATGGTTTGCCAAGATAGCCATCACAACAGCTTTTCTAGGAAGACTCGGAGAGCTTCAACTGGCTGGTGGCGCACTTGGTTTCACTTTCGCTAATGTCACTGGCTTCTCTGTCTTGAGTGGTCTATGTATGGCCATGGAGCCTATATGTGGTCAAGCATATGGAGCCAAAAACATTAGGCTTCTCCACAAGACACTTCTTATGACAACTTTCTTGTTACTTCTTGCAACTCTTCCTATTTCATTTTTGTGGCTCAGTGTCGACAAAATCCTCATTCATTTTGGCCAACAAGAAGACATTTCAACAGTTGCAAAGACCTACCTTTTCTATCTCCTACCGGACTTGGTTATTACCGCATTGCTTTGTCCCCTCAAAGCCTACTTGAACTCGCAAAGCATTACACTTCCTTCCATGTTTTCCTCAGGTCTAGCTCTTGCCCTTCATATACCGATCAACATAGCGCTTGCAAACGCTAAAGGCATTGAGGGAGTTGCAATGTCTGTCTGGATCACTGACCTTATGGTTGTGATTCTACTTGCAATCTATGTGTGTGTGATAGAAGTTGAAGCAAAGGAAGGGAGGTTGAAAGAAGGCGGGTGGTTGGAACAAAGTGTTTGGGACTGGATTAGGCTGCTCAAGCTTTGTGGACCTTGCTGCCTCACTACCTGCCTAGAATGGTGGTGCTATGAGATTTTGGTCCTGTTAACTGGTTGGCTCCCCAATGCCAAGCAGGCAGTTGGAGTTTTAGCCATAGTACTAAACTTCGACTACCTGCTTTACTCAGTGATGCTGTCTCTGGCAACATGTGCATCGACTAGAGTCTCAAATGAGCTCGGAGCAAACAGCGCAGGCCCTGCATACCAGTCTGCATTTGTGTCTCTGGCAGTGAGTTTGATCTCCGGTTGTTTAGGTGGATTGGTGATGGTAGCTTCCCGGGGATGTTGGGGGTCACTGTTCAGTCATGATAAGGGGGTTGTAAGAGGtgtgaagaagatgatgcTGCTGATGGCTTTGGTGGAGGTTGTGAACTTCCCATTAGCTGCTTGCGGAGGGATTGTTCGAGGAACGGCGAGGCCATGGTTGGCTATGTATGCAAATCTTGGTGGATTCTACTTTCTGGCTTTGCCCTTGGGAGTTATTTTAGCCTTCAGAGTTAAACTGGGGCTGAGTGGACTGTTAATAGGATTCTTGATTGGGATGGTTGCATGCTTGATTTTGTTGCTGATGTTTGTTCTAAGAATGAACTGGGATGAAGAAGCGTGCAAGGCACAAAGACTTGCCTCAGTTTCCTGTCAAGCACCAGAACTTAAAAAAGATGAAAACCACAGAAGCTTGGGCAAAGTAGATGCCGAAGTCTAA